One window of Paenibacillus sp. FSL K6-3182 genomic DNA carries:
- a CDS encoding TraB/GumN family protein produces MKKFASLFLSLALLFSFVTNIQAEAKPISVWIDGEQVQLGENQPTMEKGTILVPAKTVLQKLDFQVTWDQKNKVISGKKQGLTLLFQIDNLGAMANETEIGLLAAPKVVKGTVYIPLRTVSEASGYEITWNKEQRSVSLKENEPSKGFLWKVEKDGSTVYLLGSIHIANKAMYPLRSEIQKAYDASDYLVVEADISKMNDEKVQKQVLDLSVLKDNTTLKDHISADSYKKLGEILKENGLPENTLDTYKPWSVSSTVDYLSSAKEGYDSGIGIDAHFLQQSLENKKPILELESIEYQLNMFNNFSDKLQEEMLKGSIENYFAEVSGIEDLTKMWVTGNEEQLLELTKSASSNAELNKALLTDRNAPMVEKITGYLNDTTKKSYFVVVGAAHMLGENGLVPLLEKKGFTVVRQ; encoded by the coding sequence GTGAAAAAGTTTGCATCATTATTTCTATCATTAGCTCTACTATTTTCTTTCGTAACGAACATCCAAGCAGAGGCTAAGCCTATTTCAGTATGGATAGACGGCGAGCAGGTACAGCTTGGTGAGAATCAACCTACGATGGAAAAGGGAACGATTCTTGTTCCTGCGAAGACGGTTCTTCAAAAGCTTGATTTCCAAGTAACGTGGGATCAGAAAAATAAAGTCATTTCAGGCAAGAAGCAAGGACTAACCCTTTTATTCCAAATCGACAACTTAGGGGCAATGGCTAACGAGACGGAAATTGGATTGCTTGCTGCGCCGAAGGTCGTTAAAGGAACTGTTTATATTCCTTTGCGTACGGTTAGTGAAGCATCAGGTTATGAAATTACTTGGAATAAAGAGCAGCGCTCTGTTTCTCTTAAAGAGAATGAGCCAAGTAAAGGTTTCCTTTGGAAAGTAGAAAAGGACGGCAGCACCGTATATTTGCTGGGTTCGATTCATATTGCGAACAAAGCGATGTACCCTTTGCGCTCTGAAATTCAAAAAGCTTATGATGCATCCGACTATTTGGTTGTAGAGGCTGATATTTCGAAGATGAATGATGAGAAGGTGCAAAAGCAAGTGCTTGATTTAAGCGTATTGAAGGATAATACAACGCTTAAAGATCATATCTCAGCTGATTCTTACAAGAAGCTTGGCGAGATTTTGAAGGAGAACGGTTTACCGGAAAATACGCTGGATACCTATAAGCCTTGGAGCGTTTCGTCTACTGTGGATTATCTTAGCTCAGCAAAAGAAGGTTATGATTCAGGCATAGGGATTGATGCCCATTTCTTGCAGCAGTCGCTGGAGAACAAGAAGCCAATTCTAGAGCTCGAATCGATCGAATACCAGCTTAATATGTTCAATAATTTTTCAGACAAACTGCAAGAAGAAATGCTGAAAGGCTCTATTGAGAACTATTTTGCAGAAGTATCAGGGATTGAAGATCTTACGAAAATGTGGGTTACCGGAAATGAGGAGCAGCTGCTCGAACTGACGAAATCAGCCTCTTCGAATGCGGAGCTTAATAAAGCGCTGCTTACTGACCGCAATGCTCCAATGGTTGAGAAAATAACGGGTTACTTGAATGACACGACAAAAAAATCATATTTCGTAGTCGTAGGAGCTGCACATATGCTCGGCGAGAACGGTCTCGTTCCACTGCTGGAGAAGAAAGGTTTTACTGTAGTTCGTCAATAG